The following DNA comes from Buteo buteo chromosome 7, bButBut1.hap1.1, whole genome shotgun sequence.
TGTGTGCAGAAAATACCCTTTGCTATTGTTGAGTTGGTTGTAATTGCCATAAATTCACTGTCCTGCTCCATTAGTCCGGTCAGACTTCAAGATTAGACTCTGAACCTCAGAGAACAATGGACACAGCAGCAAAATTTCACGGCTGATGTAAACTGACATAACATATTGATCTTAACAGTTATGCCAGGcaagattttggttttgggtggggttttttttgcccatATTCACAGCTGTTAAAGCTAGTTGGGTTCTTACTGTGGTATTGGAATGGTTCCAGTGACTACAATATCTGGCTGGTGGTAAGCCTTTCTGTGAAACAGGGAATTACTGCTGAGAGACTGTGGCACTGATATGGACAACAGCATCCTTGGATCATGTAGACCCAGACTGTCAACCTCTCTCTTCAGCTCCTCATGAACATGAGTCCAAAGTATTTAGGGACATATCTGTggttttctgaattaaaataaatggcatACACAAACTGGAAGCACTGAGCCTGCAGACTCTGTCATGAACTCTCTGCCTCCCTAACTTAACCTGAGGCAAGCTGTGTTCTTTGTGTCTAGTCATAAGCAATGGACAAGTCCCTGATGACCCCAGAtcttctgaggaaaagaaaatgaggaagcGTATATGTAAGGGAATGACACTTTGTGTATGCTATGCTGCCAGCATTGGAGGGACTGCAACACTCACTGGAACAGGACCAAACATGGTATTGAAAGGCCAGATGAATCAGTGAGtcattcttgctttttcttttacttataCTATCTTACTGTTCCTGTGACCAACCAACTAGTCTTAGGTCACAGTTTCAGTTGCAAACTGTAAGCAATAACCAATCGATGAATTGAGGGTGAGGAATGTGTACGAAGTGATGGGcctcatttttctgcttcagcctTTTTTTAGGCAGCTATGTGCTGGTATTATAGGTCTCCTGAGAAACTCGGAAGTACTTGCTGGTAATCGGCAGACAGCTGGTTGATCATGAGATACTGGTTCTTCTGCCTCCTCTTTTTCAACTGAAATGCAGCATATCAGCAGAGGAACTGCAGTGAAGAGCATCGGAAGAATGTATGATTAACTCTTCTCATAAGCACACCgaagagcaggaaaaatagTTTAGCCTCTCCTATAATATTATTCTTCCATGCTGTAGCTGTGGAAACTGTGCAGATACTGTTGTAAAGGAAAGGACTTATCCACAAAATACTCTCTTTGCTAAACTGAGTTTGGGAATTGATTTAAATGCAACCTGatcaacactgaaaatattgcagACTCCACAACAGTCTCTCAAGATTGCTTCCTTCTGTTGGGAGTACTTCAGCCTCAGCTGCCACATTACCTGTTGGTTTTAATACCCAGCTGGAAATTTGCTATTGATATTTTTCCTCTGGTCATTATTGGTGGATGCAGGGAAGAAcaaaaattgctgcttttaaaacactgcCTTCATTCTTTTAAGCCAACTAGCAACTTTGTCTTCGATTGAAGTGAGCAGAAGTGCAGCTATTAATTTCAGGAAAGACAGTTCTTGCTCTCTTATTAGAATGaatggggagaaagaaagaacatcCCATCTTGGGATAAATGAGCAGGCATGTTGGAAGTGAAAAGTACCTAGAATGTGTGGGAGATCTTTCAGCAGCACTTGCCTTACTGAGACCTAAAATATCAACATGAGCTCCTATATGAGCTCCTATATGCCTTAAAATAACATACAGGAAAAACTGAAGATCATTTAAGTTCTGCTCTGAAATCCAGGCTGCCTTCCTATTGACTTCAGTTAGGCTATGGATGTTTGCCTATGAATACTTGTAATGGTTGTCCTAGATTTACATGTATAATTGTCACTGTTAGCACATATTAAAGGCAGAGTAGGTTACTAAATGTTTTGACATTCatacagaaatcttttttcttttcttttcaggttaTACCCCAACAATAATGATATTGTGAATTTTGCTTCctggtttgggtttgctttCCCAAACATGATTCTGATGTTGATACTAGCTTGGCTTTGGTTACAGTGCTCCTTCATGGGACTCAAGTGAGTATTTAACTACATGATATTGTGTAAACCCCTCAGCTAATGCAGATCAGCTTACTGAGAAATCTGGATAAAACAAATGCACTGACAAGTTATTAATTTTGTAGCAGAGAGCAGTTCCCTTTCACAGCAGCTTTTGAGGTCTGGAAACCTTTTGTGTTCATGGGAGTTGCACTAAGGGAAAAGCTTTATGCATTCTTAATGTTCAGACAgaattgcctttttatttttcaatttcacATCTGTGAATTTCAATGCTAGGAGAGCCAGCATATCTGTTTTGCTACCCTTGATTCAAAACTGAGTTTTCCATCTCAGGTTGCTCCAAATTGGGCAGAGACTTACATCCATTCATAGACACCATTCTTCTGTGAGAGCTGGGACGTCCCCATGAAATACTTTGACACTGTTGTAATTTCTTTGTTCCTGGCCTCTGCTGTAGTCTATGTCTGTCCCCAGGAGTGACAGTTTCAGAGTAGCAAGCATGTTAAATCCCTCTGGTATGTTAATACTTACAGTACgttcttctccctttttcttaaagctttaaaaaaagctggGGCTGTGGGACAGAAAGAACTgctaaagaaaaagctgcatacaacgtgctgaaggcagaaatgaagaaattggGCCCCATCTCTTATGCTGAATTCAATGTCCTcttaatgtttgttttgctggttctCTTGTGGTTTTCCAGACACCCAGGCTTTGTAAAAGGCTGGGCCACCAGGCTCTTcccagaaggagaaaagtaagtttttagggtttttttcatcctgTACTCTCTCGGTTGTGAATCAGATTCCCTTGCTCTTTCATTCCCTTTTGAGTGCAGGGTCATTCATTCCACCCTTATCTGAATTCACATGTTTGCTGAGCTTGATCCTATCACTTGTGTGTAAGATCACCAGTGGATCTATTGTTTGACAGTTTGTACTGCAATGAAGTCTGGAGACTGGGACATGGAGCAAGCTGAACctcctgaagaaagagaaaattctgtAATGCTGGTCTCAGTCACACTGATGTACACATTAGTATTTTGTTTGTATGAGCACCAATCCATTGCGGTGTCATTTGAATATTTGGTAATATCACCTCTAAAAAATAGCTTAGAACTCACTGGGAAGTTGATTTGGTGCTTTGAATGGCTTCTTTGCACAATGTCTGTGGCATGTTAAGAACATAAAATGCATGATGGGACTATCCTTCAGGCTATTTCTTTACACATCTTTCTTTGAGATACAACTGTTGAATCTTGGCTTCACCACGGAGAAGGAACCCTGCTTCCAGGAGCTGTTGTCATCTGTGACTCTGGTTATTAATGTGTATTGTAGCTAGTTTCTTTTATTACTGCATTTGTGTTGTGGCAGGTCTGAGAGACCTCAGTCATGAACTAATGACCCATTTTGGTAATGTACAAGCCCCAAACAGGATGACAAAGAGCAATGACTGCAATGCTGGAAGGCAGCCATCTTCTAGGAGaaagatgtttattttctaagctatattctcttttcttctctaggTATATCACTGattctgctcctgctgtgttTATTGCCCTGCTACTGTTTATCCTTCCTGCTAATAAACCCAAATTCATAGGCTGGAATCCAAGCATGTCTGACCCTGAACAGACTGaagaaggtatttaaaagaggAATTGTAACATTGTGAAACAGTTAGCCACCTCCAGCTAACATGGCAGAAACATATACTGGATTTGCATGCAGTTCTTCAGGGTAGCTCACCCCCCCTCACTTcttgggcagggctggggcgcAGTACCTGCTCATGTGTTTTACCCTTAGCCTGTGCAGCCTGTTAGGTCTTTCCCTAATATCTTCtagaaaaggagacaaaatgTCTTCATTCTCCTAAAAcatgttctgcttttcatttctcacTTCAGATataaaaaagccatttttatcaGCCCCGCTGCTAGACTGGAATGTGGTTCAGAGGAAGATGCCCTGGAGcattgtgctgctgctgggaggaggtTTTGCTTTGGCTGATGCAAGCGCAGTATGTCCTgacatctgtttttctctgtctcaAAGGCGAACTTCCCTGGTTTGTTATCTAGTCCTGTATTACTGGGCATGCACCCAAAGCCAAACCCAGTAGAGATGTTCAGATCTGGTGGCAGATCCAAATTAGCaaaaactgggaggagaggtGAATGTTTGTGCCTCTTTTTCAGGAATTTATATGTTCTGACCAAATTTCTTCAATTTATCTTACGTCTTGGAGGCTGCTGGGTAGTTTGGGATCTTCACTGGCTGGACAGACCAGAAAAGCAgcctttcttatttctgttaTCTTCCCAATCCCAGCCCTGGCTAGAAAAATAGAAGTATAGACAACACTTGTAAGATTTTCAGAACCATTTGAGGTTTGTTTAAAGGATATATATCTTCAGATTTAAACCAAACCACTACTGAAGTGGTCAGGAAGAAAATCATTGTGGTTAGATACCTTTCAAAATTGCATACAGTAGGGTTTCTTGAACTTCTTGTCAGTGGCTGTTGCCATGCACTGTACTGCATTCCATAAGCCCATGGTTTGATCCTATGTTCATAAATTCACAGAAAAGGCAGCTAAGTTCCCAAAACAGGAAAGAATCTTGAGGTGAACCATATTGCTTCCTTCATCACTGCTAAGATGCATCTAAATCAAAGCAAGCCTTAGCTATCAACAGTGCCATGCTTTGGGGAAATTCATATTCAGATCTAAGTTTTGCGGCTAGGTAGTTTTAAACCATGGGGCAAATGAAAGCTCTAGGGCTTTACATTCATCTACATACATCATACATACATTATTAAAGCTCCAGAGCATTAGAAGCCATCAAGTCAAAGGTTTTGTAAGCTGAGTCAATCACTGCCTATGTTCCTATGATAGAGCATTCATACAGCATCAGCATCTTCGGAAACCTTTGAAAAACATGCCAGGAAACTTCTGAGTGATACATTAAGCATTTGCAATCATCTCAGCAATAATTGTTTCTGTTTAGCAAAAACCCGTAATTTTGTAACCAAAGTGTGAGCAAGTATTTGGGTtccagaaaaatcaggaaagtgGGACTCAGTATTATGTCTAGTTGGCAAGGAATTTCTTTTAGTGTTTGTGACAGATCATTGTACTTTCCCGGATGGTATTTATATAATTCAGGAGTCACTTAGCATTATTTGGTAGAAATTTTACACATGACAAGTTCCCTGTTCATGAGCTAGGGGTTCTAAGCCTCACTAAaccccacctttttttcttttcagaactcTGGGCTCTCAGCTTGGCTGGGTCACCAAATGACTCCACTAGGATCTATCCCACCGTGGGCCATTGCAACAGTACTTTCACTTATTATAGCTGTCTTCACTGAATGCACCAGTAATGTTGCCACAGCCACCCTCTTCCTACCTGTCTTTTCATCCATGGTAAGATTACTTCCATCCTGTTATCCTATCAACTGTGATATCAGAGTTAAACTGACAGTCTCTAGTGGCAAAGCAATATCGTAGTTATTGCCTTGAAAGTTGCTCTGATGTTAATCTGAAAGCCAGTATGAAACAGTCCACCTGACAGTATACCATAATGGCTAGTGATTTTAGCTGGTGTTCACTGCTATGTTTGCAGCATCATATGTAGATAGAAAGGGGGAATGCAAACTTTCTCCAATCTGCCCTACCTATATGCCTGAAGCCTGAGAACCAGCTTCTTGGAGGAAGAAGCTAATTCAGGATGCCTATCCCATGGCACCCTCACTGGAAAGAAAGCCAGTTCAAGCCTTCTGTAAGGTGTGTCACTTGGCCCTGGAGAAAGTGAAATGAGAGTCACTTTTTTAACACAGATCAACAAACATCAGTTACTTCTGGTCATTTTGTATTTGAACCATCAACTCAGAActggaaaaacacacacacagaaaatccaaaccaaaaaaaatccagcacttAGTATTCATCCCTTGAATGGTTCCTTCATCTTCATGGTTTTATGCTAGAATACAGAAGGTAGTAGGCCTGACTGTTAGAAATGTGTCATTTTCCATAGGAAGccagaacaattttaaaacatatggaGGAAAACCTGGTaagttttgctgtcttttctgaGCAGAATTGAATCTGtagcataaaggaaaaaataggttACTTTGTTCTTTAATTTGGAAAGTACAACCACTTTATTCCACACCATTTCATCAAAGTAAAATTATCCCAATCAAGGTGCTGAGCTATTAGTGACTTAAATTGGCACTTAAGTTCTGAGTCCCACAGAGTTTATGTAACATCTAAGAGTGTACTCCATGTGCCTAGTAATTATAGTCCCATCCCTGTGTTACCCTGGCAAAAGTGTGGTCTGAGGTCAAAGAAAAGATTGTTGGATAAATTTGACCAGAACTCCAAATTATACCATagagcaaaacaaacaacaagaaaGAATCAAGCATTGTTTTTAAGTATTGTGGGACAGGAAACAAGAGAAAAGTTATCTTTAACCACGTGTggatttcagaataaaatgcttGTAAAGTACTCTGGTGATATAAtaccaggaaacaaaaatgagcCTGTGTGTCTCAGTG
Coding sequences within:
- the SLC13A5 gene encoding Na(+)/citrate cotransporter isoform X1 yields the protein MAPTCLRPLLRYRSFAILFLTPLLLLPLPVAVPTPEAKCAYIIIIMAVYWCTEVIPLAVTSLMPVVFFPLLGVQSSKSVCLQYLNDTNMLFVGGLIVAISVEQWNLHKRIALRVLLILGVKPALLMLGFMIVTAFLSMWISNTATTAMMVPIVQAVLDQMDNTEYDVTMMEQATGQTNTVIELEEKNASDPTSVHVISNGQVPDDPRSSEEKKMRKRICKGMTLCVCYAASIGGTATLTGTGPNMVLKGQMNQLYPNNNDIVNFASWFGFAFPNMILMLILAWLWLQCSFMGLNFKKSWGCGTERTAKEKAAYNVLKAEMKKLGPISYAEFNVLLMFVLLVLLWFSRHPGFVKGWATRLFPEGEKYITDSAPAVFIALLLFILPANKPKFIGWNPSMSDPEQTEEDIKKPFLSAPLLDWNVVQRKMPWSIVLLLGGGFALADASANSGLSAWLGHQMTPLGSIPPWAIATVLSLIIAVFTECTSNVATATLFLPVFSSMAASVKIHPLYVMLPGTLSASFAFMLPVATPPNAIVFSYGHIRVLDMVRSGIVMNIIGVFCVTLAINTWGRPMFELDTFPTWANSTTNQ
- the SLC13A5 gene encoding Na(+)/citrate cotransporter isoform X3, with the protein product MAPTCLRPLLRYRSFAILFLTPLLLLPLPVAVPTPEAKCAYIIIIMAVYWCTEVIPLAVTSLMPVVFFPLLGVQSSKSVCLQYLNDTNMLFVGGLIVAISVEQWNLHKRIALRVLLILGVKPALLMLGFMIVTAFLSMWISNTATTAMMVPIVQAVLDQMDNTEYDVTMMEQATGQTNTVIELEEKNASDPTSVHVISNGQVPDDPRSSEEKKMRKRICKGMTLCVCYAASIGGTATLTGTGPNMVLKGQMNQLYPNNNDIVNFASWFGFAFPNMILMLILAWLWLQCSFMGLNFKKSWGCGTERTAKEKAAYNVLKAEMKKLGPISYAEFNVLLMFVLLVLLWFSRHPGFVKGWATRLFPEGEKYITDSAPAVFIALLLFILPANKPNLTSDIKKPFLSAPLLDWNVVQRKMPWSIVLLLGGGFALADASANSGLSAWLGHQMTPLGSIPPWAIATVLSLIIAVFTECTSNVATATLFLPVFSSMAASVKIHPLYVMLPGTLSASFAFMLPVATPPNAIVFSYGHIRVLDMVRSGIVMNIIGVFCVTLAINTWGRPMFELDTFPTWANSTTNQ
- the SLC13A5 gene encoding Na(+)/citrate cotransporter isoform X2, producing MAPTCLRPLLRYRSFAILFLTPLLLLPLPVAVPTPEAKCAYIIIIMAVYWCTEVIPLAVTSLMPVVFFPLLGVQSSKSVCLQYLNDTNMLFVGGLIVAISVEQWNLHKRIALRVLLILGVKPALLMLGFMIVTAFLSMWISNTATTAMMVPIVQAVLDQMDNTEYDVTMMEQATGQTNTVIELEEKNASDPTSVHGKGLLSIPDDPRSSEEKKMRKRICKGMTLCVCYAASIGGTATLTGTGPNMVLKGQMNQLYPNNNDIVNFASWFGFAFPNMILMLILAWLWLQCSFMGLNFKKSWGCGTERTAKEKAAYNVLKAEMKKLGPISYAEFNVLLMFVLLVLLWFSRHPGFVKGWATRLFPEGEKYITDSAPAVFIALLLFILPANKPKFIGWNPSMSDPEQTEEDIKKPFLSAPLLDWNVVQRKMPWSIVLLLGGGFALADASANSGLSAWLGHQMTPLGSIPPWAIATVLSLIIAVFTECTSNVATATLFLPVFSSMAASVKIHPLYVMLPGTLSASFAFMLPVATPPNAIVFSYGHIRVLDMVRSGIVMNIIGVFCVTLAINTWGRPMFELDTFPTWANSTTNQ